From the genome of Methanobrevibacter smithii ATCC 35061, one region includes:
- a CDS encoding DNA-directed RNA polymerase subunit D has protein sequence MEIEVKSQTDDEIVFIVRDAEVPFINAIRRCAMVNVPKIAIEDVNIMRNDSAMFNEVLAHRLGLTPLVSNMDAIEGLPLPGDDDYEENNSVMFSLKEEGPKVVYSKDLISSDSKIKPVYDTIPLVKLKEGEKLNIEAVAKVGYGKEHAKWMPTTVCVYKQYPEITFNEDVGIDYECADACPRGVLKSDKRSKEIKILDIEDCAMCKSCVRASIRNAQSEGKDESYINVGYHENDFIFRIETDGSMPPKEVLLQACDELGEKADKFIRFSEGGSK, from the coding sequence ATGGAGATAGAAGTTAAAAGTCAAACAGATGATGAAATTGTTTTCATTGTCCGTGATGCAGAAGTACCTTTTATTAATGCTATTAGAAGGTGTGCAATGGTAAATGTACCTAAAATAGCTATTGAAGATGTAAATATCATGAGAAATGATTCAGCTATGTTTAATGAGGTACTTGCTCATAGGCTTGGTTTAACTCCTTTAGTTTCTAACATGGATGCAATTGAAGGTTTACCTTTACCTGGTGATGATGATTACGAGGAAAACAATAGTGTCATGTTTTCTTTAAAAGAAGAAGGACCTAAAGTTGTTTATTCTAAGGATTTAATATCTTCAGACTCAAAAATTAAACCAGTATATGATACCATTCCTTTAGTAAAACTTAAAGAAGGCGAAAAACTCAATATTGAAGCAGTTGCAAAAGTTGGATATGGAAAAGAACATGCTAAATGGATGCCAACTACTGTATGTGTTTATAAACAATATCCTGAAATCACTTTTAATGAGGATGTGGGAATTGATTATGAATGTGCTGATGCATGCCCAAGAGGTGTTTTAAAATCTGATAAAAGATCCAAAGAGATTAAGATTTTAGACATTGAAGACTGTGCTATGTGTAAAAGCTGTGTAAGAGCTTCAATTAGAAATGCACAATCTGAAGGAAAAGATGAAAGCTACATCAATGTAGGATATCATGAAAATGATTTTATATTTAGAATAGAAACTGATGGATCAATGCCTCCTAAAGAAGTTTTATTGCAAGCTTGCGATGAATTAGGTGAAAAAGCAGATAAGTTTATCAGATTTAGTGAAGGAGGAAGTAAATAA
- a CDS encoding 50S ribosomal protein L18e, protein MVKKIIKTNPNLIELINKLNKKSKTENAAIWKDVANRLGRSNRRTAEVNLSDIARYANADETVLVPGKVLSNGDLTEKVNVAAFKFSQKAQEKIESAGGECVSIDDIMESNPKGSNIRIME, encoded by the coding sequence ATGGTTAAGAAAATTATCAAAACAAATCCTAACCTTATTGAACTTATTAATAAACTTAATAAAAAATCAAAAACAGAAAATGCAGCTATTTGGAAAGATGTTGCTAATAGACTTGGAAGGTCTAACAGAAGAACTGCAGAAGTTAATTTATCAGATATTGCAAGGTATGCAAATGCTGATGAAACTGTTTTAGTACCTGGAAAAGTATTATCTAACGGTGATTTAACAGAAAAAGTAAATGTTGCAGCATTTAAATTCTCACAAAAAGCACAAGAAAAAATTGAAAGTGCTGGTGGAGAATGTGTCTCAATTGATGATATAATGGAATCTAATCCAAAAGGAAGCAACATTAGAATCATGGAATAA
- a CDS encoding 50S ribosomal protein L13 translates to MIIDGEGCVLGRLASVTSKNLLEGEEVVILNAEKIMITGNKDWAYAKYKQRVDRASISNPRDLGPKYPRRPDDIFRRTVRGMLPYKKSKGRVAFKGLKAYVGVPEEYADADLVAVPEAEYNNLKKGIELGEVSKLLGATF, encoded by the coding sequence ATGATTATTGACGGAGAAGGATGCGTTTTAGGAAGATTAGCTAGTGTAACTAGTAAAAATCTCTTAGAAGGCGAAGAAGTAGTAATTCTTAATGCTGAAAAGATTATGATTACTGGTAATAAGGATTGGGCTTATGCAAAATACAAACAAAGAGTAGACAGAGCAAGTATCTCTAACCCTCGTGATTTAGGTCCTAAATATCCTAGAAGACCAGACGATATATTCAGAAGAACTGTAAGAGGAATGTTACCTTATAAAAAATCTAAAGGTAGAGTTGCTTTCAAAGGTTTAAAAGCATATGTTGGTGTACCTGAAGAATATGCTGATGCTGATCTTGTTGCAGTTCCTGAAGCAGAGTACAACAACCTTAAAAAAGGTATTGAATTAGGTGAAGTTTCTAAACTTTTAGGAGCTACCTTTTAG
- a CDS encoding 30S ribosomal protein S9: MVKVIHTSGKRKTAIARGTVQEGTGKVRINRVPLELYSPELANLKLQEPLTLAGDLANEVDINIHVVGGGVMGQAEAARMVIAKGLVQWSQDMNLKDKFIHYDRTMLVGDPRRSEPKKYGGPGARARKQKSYR; encoded by the coding sequence ATGGTTAAAGTTATTCATACAAGTGGAAAACGTAAAACAGCTATCGCAAGAGGTACTGTTCAAGAAGGTACTGGTAAAGTAAGAATAAACAGAGTTCCTTTAGAACTTTACTCCCCAGAACTCGCTAACTTAAAATTACAAGAACCATTAACCTTAGCTGGAGATTTAGCTAATGAAGTGGATATTAACATCCATGTTGTTGGTGGAGGAGTAATGGGTCAAGCTGAAGCTGCACGTATGGTAATTGCTAAAGGACTTGTACAATGGTCTCAAGATATGAATTTAAAAGATAAATTCATACACTACGACAGAACTATGTTAGTAGGTGACCCAAGACGTTCAGAACCTAAAAAATATGGTGGTCCTGGAGCAAGAGCACGTAAACAAAAAAGTTACAGATAA
- a CDS encoding DNA-directed RNA polymerase subunit N, with protein MIPIRCLSCGKPVSAYFDEYNKRLAAGEKSKDILDDLGLNRYCCRRMLISHVETWE; from the coding sequence ATGATTCCTATAAGATGCTTAAGTTGTGGAAAACCAGTATCAGCTTACTTTGATGAATATAATAAAAGATTAGCTGCCGGTGAAAAATCAAAAGATATCTTAGATGACTTAGGCTTAAACAGATATTGTTGTAGAAGAATGTTAATTTCTCATGTTGAAACATGGGAATAG
- a CDS encoding DNA-directed RNA polymerase subunit K, whose protein sequence is MEVIFMTTENLTRFERARLLGARAIQISMGAKPLVEIGDSLDPIDIAYEELKAGVLPLDVIRYDE, encoded by the coding sequence ATGGAAGTAATATTCATGACTACAGAAAATTTAACAAGGTTTGAAAGAGCTAGACTTCTTGGAGCTAGAGCAATTCAGATTTCAATGGGTGCTAAACCATTAGTGGAGATTGGTGACTCATTGGATCCTATTGATATAGCTTATGAAGAACTCAAAGCTGGAGTTTTACCATTAGATGTAATAAGATATGATGAATAA